One segment of Sphaerodactylus townsendi isolate TG3544 linkage group LG17, MPM_Stown_v2.3, whole genome shotgun sequence DNA contains the following:
- the LOC125424519 gene encoding cytochrome P450 1A5-like, with translation MFFSGILGFMSATEFLLAASVFGLMVVLMKSYWKQQIPQGLKELPGPVGYPLIGSMLEVGKNPHLSLTEMSKRYGDVMKVYIGRTPVLVLSGLETIKEALIRQGGDFMGRPDLYSMRHIGDGESMAFSPDSGEVWLARRKLVQSALRNFASAPSPDSSSSSLLEEHVSEEVERLSAKLQQVMRERQRFEPFRYLVVSVANVISAICFGKRYGHEDQGLLSIVNESERFDEFASSGNPVDFIPLLQRLRSRSMKQFKEFNQQFLVFLQNIVKQHYESFSKDNIRDITYSLIDLSQEKDKNTKIRVPTGKIVNLVNDIFGAGFDTVTTALSWSLTYLVVYPEIQKKIQEEIDENIGSERKPRLSDRSLLPYTEAFIQEVFRHSSFLPFTIPHCTTRDTVLNGYYIPKDMCVFVNQWQVNRDESLWKDPSAFRPERFLTANGKELNKDACEKVLVFGLGKRRCVGETIARGEVFLFLTSLLQELRFAVEGGVKVDMTPRYGLTMKLKRCEHFQVTRRSPKRPAE, from the exons ATGTTCTTCTCCGGAATCCTGGGCTTTATGTCGGCCACCGAATTCCTCCTCGCCGCTTCTGTTTTCGGCCTGATGGTCGTGCTCATGAAATCCTACTGGAAGCAGCAGATACCCCAGGGACTGAAGGAGCTCCCCGGGCCGGTCGGCTATCCGTTGATCGGCAGCATGCTGGAAGTGGGCAAGAACCCCCACCTCAGCCTGACGGAGATGAGCAAGAGATACGGGGACGTGATGAAGGTGTACATCGGCAGGACCCCCGTGCTGGTGCTGAGCGGGCTTGAGACCATCAAGGAGGCTTTGATAAGGCAAGGGGGAGACTTCATGGGGCGTCCAGACCTGTACTCGATGAGGCACATTGGGGATGGCGAGAGCATGGCTTTCAGCCCCGATTCTGGGGAGGTCTGGCTGGCTCGCAGAAAACTGGTTCAGAGCGCTTTGAGGAATTTCGCCTCCGCCCCTAGCCCGGATTCCTCGTCCTCCAGCTTGCTGGAGGAACACGTCTCCGAAGAGGTGGAACGCCTGTCCGCCAAGCTGCAACAGGTGATGCGGGAGCGGCAGAGGTTCGAACCCTTCCGGTACCTGGTGGTCTCCGTGGCCAACGTGATCTCCGCCATCTGTTTCGGCAAGCGCTATGGCCACGAGGACCAGGGCCTGCTCAGCATCGTGAACGAAAGTGAACGGTTCGACGAGTTCGCCTCCTCCGGGAACCCGGTCGATTTCATCCCCCTGCTCCAGCGTTTGAGGAGCAGGAGCATGAAGCAGTTTAAGGAATTCAACCAGCAGTTCCTCGTTTTCCTGCAGAATATCGTCAAACAGCATTATGAGAGTTTCAGTAAG GACAACATCCGTGACATCACCTACTCTCTCATCGATCTCAGCCAAGAAAAGGACAAAAATACGAAGATTCGGGTCCCCACTGGAAAAATCGTGAACCTTGTCAACGATATTTTCGGCGCCG GTTTCGACACAGTGACCACAGCCTTATCTTGGAGTCTCACGTACCTTGTAGTTTATCCTGaaattcagaagaaaatccagGAAGAAATAG ATGAGAACATTGGAAGCGAGAGGAAGCCAAGACTTTCTGACCGGTCCCTGCTGCCTTATACAGAAGCCTTTATCCAGGAAGTCTTCCGACATTCTTCCTTTTTACCTTTCACAATTCCCCACTG CACCACCAGAGACACCGTCTTGAATGGTTACTATATCCCGAAGGATATGTGCGTGTTTGTCAACCAGTGGCAAGTGAACCGGGATGA GAGTCTTTGGAAGGATCCTTCCGCCTTCAGACCAGAACGCTTCCTTACCGCCAACGGCAAGGAACTCAACAAGGACGCGTGCGAGAAggtcttggtgtttggtttgggcaAGCGAAGATGCGTCGGGGAGACGATCGCCCGAGGGGAGGTCTTCCTGTTCTTGACCTCTTTGCTGCAAGAACTGCGCTTCGCAGTCGAGGGCGGAGTCAAAGTGGACATGACGCCTCGCTACGGGCTGACCATGAAGCTCAAAAGATGCGAACACTTCCAAGTGACCAGGCGTTCTCCGAAGAGGCCGGCCGAGTGA